One Acutalibacter muris DNA window includes the following coding sequences:
- the wecB gene encoding non-hydrolyzing UDP-N-acetylglucosamine 2-epimerase codes for MNKIKVMLVFGTRPETIKMAPLVKELRSRPEFETVVCVTAQHRQMLDQVLSAFSIVPEHDLDIMKPGQTLSDITARVLKGLEGVITEEKPDMVLVHGDTTTTFAGALAAYYCQTAVGHVEAGLRTHDKYSPYPEEMNRQFVGCVTDLHFAPTQQSRQNLLCEGKDPASIVVTGNTAIDALQTTVREDFSDPMLDWAASSRLIVITAHRRENLGEPMHRMFRAIRRVMEEFPDTKAVYPVHLNPLVQRAAKEELGGFDRVRLCEPMEVVEFHNLLSRSYLILTDSGGIQEEAPSLGKPVIVLRDTTERPEGLAAGTLKLAGTDEETIYGMVKELLTDKAEYERMARASNPYGDGFASKRIADAIVAYFNK; via the coding sequence ATGAATAAAATTAAAGTAATGCTGGTCTTCGGCACCCGCCCTGAGACCATCAAGATGGCGCCCCTGGTAAAGGAGCTGCGCTCCCGCCCGGAGTTCGAGACGGTAGTCTGCGTCACCGCCCAGCACCGGCAGATGCTGGATCAGGTGCTTTCCGCCTTTTCCATCGTGCCCGAGCACGACCTGGACATAATGAAGCCGGGCCAGACACTGTCGGATATCACCGCCCGGGTCCTGAAGGGCCTTGAGGGCGTAATAACAGAGGAAAAGCCCGATATGGTGCTGGTCCACGGTGATACCACCACCACCTTCGCCGGAGCTTTGGCCGCGTACTACTGCCAAACGGCGGTGGGGCACGTTGAAGCGGGGCTTCGCACCCATGACAAGTATTCGCCCTACCCTGAGGAGATGAACCGGCAATTTGTTGGCTGCGTCACGGACCTGCACTTCGCCCCCACACAGCAGAGCCGGCAGAACCTGCTCTGTGAGGGCAAGGACCCGGCGTCCATCGTCGTCACCGGGAACACGGCCATAGACGCGCTGCAAACCACCGTGCGTGAGGACTTTTCCGACCCCATGCTGGACTGGGCGGCGAGCTCAAGGCTTATTGTTATAACCGCCCACCGGCGGGAGAACCTGGGCGAGCCCATGCACAGGATGTTCCGGGCCATACGCCGGGTGATGGAGGAATTCCCCGACACAAAGGCCGTGTACCCGGTGCACCTGAACCCGTTGGTACAAAGGGCTGCAAAGGAGGAGCTGGGAGGCTTTGACCGGGTGCGGCTCTGCGAGCCCATGGAGGTGGTGGAGTTTCACAACCTGCTCTCCAGGTCGTACCTTATCCTGACGGACAGCGGCGGCATACAGGAGGAGGCCCCCTCCCTGGGCAAGCCCGTTATCGTGCTTAGAGATACCACGGAGCGGCCCGAGGGGCTGGCGGCCGGGACTTTGAAGCTGGCGGGCACGGACGAGGAGACCATCTATGGCATGGTGAAGGAGCTGCTGACGGACAAGGCGGAATATGAGCGCATGGCGCGGGCCAGCAACCCCTATGGGGACGGCTTTGCAAGCAAGCGGATCGCGGACGCTATTGTGGCGTATTTTAACAAATAA
- a CDS encoding WecB/TagA/CpsF family glycosyltransferase, whose product MAVNEYLKRVYGGSARSYFERAEKALLSGERLFTVTANPEIIMHADRDPKIKKLLLSPDAEIIPDGISVVKAMNTLGCEASERITGVDLAAHLLKAAGENGKSVYLLGAKEEVVSALAEKLRAEHPDITVNYHNGYDGDKDVIFDEIAALAPDLVLVGLGVPAQELLIYRHLPKFTRGVLVGVGGSFDVLSGSKKRAPQFFVKTNTEWLYRIAKEPQRLGRFWNNNVKFLREVRKARP is encoded by the coding sequence ATGGCGGTAAATGAGTACCTTAAAAGGGTGTACGGCGGCAGTGCCCGGTCATACTTTGAGCGGGCCGAAAAGGCCCTGCTCAGCGGAGAGCGGCTTTTCACCGTCACCGCCAACCCCGAGATAATCATGCACGCGGACCGGGACCCAAAAATAAAAAAGCTCCTGCTGTCCCCGGACGCGGAGATAATCCCCGACGGCATAAGCGTTGTAAAGGCCATGAACACCTTGGGGTGTGAAGCCTCAGAGCGCATAACCGGCGTGGACCTGGCCGCGCACCTTTTAAAGGCCGCAGGCGAGAACGGTAAGAGCGTCTATCTTTTGGGTGCCAAGGAAGAAGTCGTTTCGGCCCTTGCAGAAAAGCTGAGGGCCGAGCACCCGGATATCACCGTCAATTACCATAACGGCTATGACGGCGACAAGGACGTTATCTTCGACGAGATCGCGGCCCTGGCCCCGGACCTGGTGCTGGTGGGGTTGGGCGTGCCCGCCCAGGAGCTTTTAATATACCGTCACCTGCCGAAGTTCACAAGGGGAGTGCTGGTGGGCGTAGGCGGCTCCTTCGACGTGCTCAGCGGCAGCAAGAAGCGCGCTCCCCAGTTCTTTGTGAAGACCAACACCGAGTGGCTCTACCGCATTGCCAAGGAGCCCCAAAGGCTGGGGCGGTTCTGGAACAATAATGTTAAATTTCTGCGCGAGGTGCGGAAAGCCAGGCCATAG